Proteins encoded in a region of the Phormidium ambiguum IAM M-71 genome:
- a CDS encoding tetratricopeptide repeat protein encodes MNRRDTEGTERREEKVEELNSIDIDSLLNEALEFYHSGYLLEAAQKYQQILEINSGCSEAWYGLGIVYFEQEKYQDALEIISQALTLDSVNYNLYYTFGLVLERIGYFTEAITAYQKVIELSPQCLEAYYTLGKLIADTGDFVQAETIYYQAIELDENNYLSYLHLGDFFMMQQQIESAITAYKTSLQIQPSNSVILHNLAIAFTAKNESAQASFYFAYAAYYQGEYQKAIANFQNFLKTKNGDIDLYLHLSLALQECGQTQAAIQLIDDALNLFPNNLNLKLENARILPIIYKNQSEIEFYRQRFSQNLSDLIASIDLLTTESKINALVAISWRTSFYLQYQGFNDIELQKIYGSFVHQIMSINYPQWAGKEEILTQKTSEKIRIGYVSDSFHWHSVGTLFLSWIKYFPSDDFEIYCYYINNQIDSITEEFQKHSNCFYHIPDNLEATAQQIIADKLDILVFLDIGMTPLMTQLAALRLAPIQCAAWGHPVSTGLPTIDYYLSADLLEPENAQEHYSEQLIRLPNIGISYNKPVITPLTKTRTDFQLQRNAVIYLSCQSLFKYLPQYDYIFPSIAQQVARSQFVFIAHSNNQITEQFRQRMQQEFNKFNLNFTDYCVILPRQNYQDYHQLHLLADVALDTIGFTGFLTTLDSITCNLPLVTCVGELMRSRQSYGILKMLGVTDTIAKNPTEYIQIAVKLGLHSEWRQKIVEQIKQRQTSLYNDKNSIKGLEEFYRRVIPK; translated from the coding sequence ATGAACCGCAGAGACACAGAGGGAACAGAGAGAAGAGAAGAAAAAGTTGAGGAGTTAAATAGTATTGATATTGATTCCTTATTGAATGAAGCTTTAGAATTTTATCATTCTGGTTATTTGCTAGAAGCAGCACAAAAATATCAGCAAATTTTAGAGATAAATAGTGGCTGTTCTGAAGCTTGGTATGGTTTGGGAATAGTATATTTTGAACAAGAAAAATATCAGGATGCACTTGAAATTATATCTCAGGCTTTAACTCTTGATTCTGTTAATTACAACTTATATTATACTTTTGGATTGGTTTTAGAAAGAATTGGTTATTTTACTGAAGCAATCACAGCTTACCAAAAGGTTATAGAACTTTCTCCTCAATGTTTAGAAGCTTATTATACTTTAGGTAAACTTATCGCCGATACAGGTGATTTTGTTCAAGCCGAAACGATTTATTATCAAGCAATAGAATTAGATGAAAATAATTATCTCAGTTATTTACATCTCGGTGATTTTTTCATGATGCAGCAGCAGATTGAATCAGCAATTACAGCGTATAAAACCTCTTTACAAATCCAACCATCTAATTCTGTAATTCTGCATAATTTAGCAATTGCTTTTACGGCTAAAAATGAATCAGCACAAGCGTCTTTTTACTTTGCTTATGCTGCTTATTATCAGGGAGAGTATCAAAAAGCGATCGCTAATTTCCAAAACTTTCTCAAAACCAAAAACGGAGACATCGATCTTTACTTACACTTATCTCTTGCTTTACAAGAATGTGGACAAACTCAAGCAGCAATTCAATTAATCGATGATGCTTTAAACTTATTTCCTAATAACTTAAATTTAAAATTAGAAAATGCGCGAATTTTGCCTATTATCTATAAAAATCAATCTGAAATAGAGTTTTATAGGCAAAGATTTTCTCAAAATTTATCAGACTTGATTGCCTCTATAGATTTATTAACTACTGAATCAAAAATAAATGCTTTGGTAGCTATTAGCTGGCGCACTAGCTTTTACTTACAATATCAAGGGTTTAATGATATAGAATTACAGAAAATTTATGGTAGTTTTGTTCACCAAATAATGTCGATCAACTACCCTCAATGGGCGGGAAAAGAAGAAATTTTGACTCAAAAAACATCTGAAAAAATTCGTATTGGATATGTTTCAGATAGCTTTCATTGGCATTCAGTTGGTACGTTATTTCTGAGTTGGATCAAATATTTCCCCAGCGATGATTTTGAAATTTATTGTTATTATATAAATAATCAAATTGATTCAATTACCGAAGAATTTCAAAAACATAGTAATTGTTTTTATCATATACCTGATAATTTAGAAGCTACCGCTCAACAAATTATTGCAGATAAATTAGATATTCTCGTATTTTTAGATATTGGCATGACACCTCTAATGACACAGCTTGCAGCATTGCGATTAGCACCGATTCAATGTGCGGCATGGGGGCATCCAGTAAGTACTGGATTGCCCACAATTGATTATTATTTGTCTGCTGATTTACTAGAACCTGAAAATGCTCAAGAGCATTATTCCGAGCAATTAATTCGCTTACCTAATATTGGTATTTCCTATAATAAACCTGTAATTACACCACTCACAAAGACTCGTACAGATTTTCAATTGCAGAGAAATGCTGTTATTTACTTATCCTGTCAGTCACTTTTTAAATATTTACCACAATATGATTATATTTTTCCTAGTATTGCTCAACAAGTTGCGCGATCGCAATTTGTATTTATTGCTCATTCAAACAATCAAATCACCGAACAATTTCGTCAACGGATGCAACAAGAATTTAATAAATTTAACTTAAATTTCACAGATTATTGTGTCATTCTACCGCGCCAAAACTACCAAGATTATCACCAACTTCACTTATTAGCTGATGTTGCCTTAGATACAATTGGATTTACGGGATTTCTCACTACATTAGACAGTATTACTTGTAACTTACCCCTAGTTACCTGCGTAGGTGAATTAATGCGATCGCGTCAAAGTTACGGTATTTTAAAAATGCTAGGAGTTACTGACACAATTGCTAAAAATCCAACAGAATATATTCAAATAGCAGTAAAATTGGGATTACATTCAGAATGGAGACAAAAAATAGTTGAACAAATTAAACAACGTCAAACCTCCCTTTACAACGACAAAAATTCAATCAAAGGACTCGAAGAATTTTATCGCAGAGTAATACCTAAATAA
- a CDS encoding HEAT repeat domain-containing protein — translation MDNNTRKKLILAPKIAFICLSVILPLIGSVKAQTAINSEIITQVEKLKDTNKIKRLEAVRELRKIGVPAIPILTAALQEKEQQIRGGAAFALGAIGAEAKIAIPQLIVMLKDEDEQVRLDAAVALRRIGAPAVSALTKVLKDENILVRRGATFALAGIGAEAKETIPILIEMLSDRDEQIRLNSSIALRAIGTTAIPALTEALQHKNPLIRKGAAVSLGQINTEVSQVRTQHNQRDNLRPNPCVTRPNLCAPRPNICTQRPNLCSPRPNICVPRNPTPTPVPRRTPLPRN, via the coding sequence ATGGATAACAATACTCGAAAAAAATTAATTCTCGCACCCAAAATTGCTTTTATCTGCCTTTCAGTAATTTTGCCCTTAATAGGGAGTGTCAAAGCACAAACCGCCATCAACAGTGAAATAATTACTCAGGTAGAAAAACTCAAAGACACAAATAAAATAAAGCGTTTAGAAGCAGTCAGAGAATTGAGAAAAATTGGTGTTCCAGCAATTCCCATACTCACAGCAGCTTTACAAGAGAAAGAACAACAAATTCGAGGTGGTGCAGCTTTCGCATTAGGCGCAATAGGCGCGGAAGCAAAAATTGCTATTCCTCAATTAATTGTGATGTTAAAAGATGAAGATGAGCAAGTAAGATTAGATGCTGCTGTAGCATTAAGAAGAATTGGTGCGCCTGCGGTTTCTGCACTCACAAAAGTATTAAAAGATGAGAATATTTTAGTTCGCAGAGGTGCAACTTTTGCTTTGGCAGGAATTGGTGCAGAAGCTAAAGAAACCATTCCTATACTAATAGAAATGCTTTCCGATCGTGATGAACAAATACGCTTAAATTCCAGTATAGCTTTAAGAGCGATCGGTACAACCGCCATCCCCGCACTTACAGAAGCATTGCAACACAAAAATCCTTTAATTCGTAAAGGTGCAGCAGTATCTTTAGGACAAATTAATACAGAAGTTTCCCAAGTTCGGACGCAACACAATCAACGTGATAATTTGCGTCCCAATCCTTGTGTAACTCGTCCGAATTTATGTGCGCCTCGTCCTAATATTTGTACACAAAGACCAAATTTATGCTCCCCTCGTCCCAATATTTGTGTTCCTCGTAATCCTACTCCTACTCCTGTTCCTCGCCGAACTCCACTACCTAGAAATTAA